One region of Polynucleobacter sp. MWH-Aus1W21 genomic DNA includes:
- a CDS encoding DUF6492 family protein: MSSNFVLYCKSYRKDFLRLKRLLQSLQQHNVEAIPFYISTPEADHQQLLELFGDDASFKWVSDESIIKANSRVPEGIQHSKSGGISQAVIKSEFWRLGIAQNYLCIDSDCVFISDFVESDFLAPDGDPYTVLHQNKEFFQLAINCGHMRVERELRLEAEAVKTLFGRVGPNYYCAPAPFIWSAKVWQSLDQQYLQPRGMTLWDLVTPAQPETLLYGESLLAFQAIPIRMIEPLFRVYHYDWQYYLSLRVGETKEKLTQNFMGVIYQSAWQSEFDFGAPTKSFSSRILRRLKRFLRYLRSYY, encoded by the coding sequence ATGTCGAGTAATTTTGTTCTCTACTGTAAGTCATATCGTAAAGATTTTTTGCGACTTAAGCGTTTGCTCCAGTCATTGCAGCAGCACAATGTAGAGGCTATTCCATTTTATATATCTACGCCAGAAGCAGATCACCAACAATTGCTTGAACTATTTGGTGATGATGCTAGTTTTAAGTGGGTGTCTGACGAATCAATCATTAAGGCCAACTCTCGGGTGCCGGAGGGCATTCAACATTCAAAATCAGGGGGCATTAGTCAAGCTGTCATTAAGTCAGAATTTTGGCGTCTTGGCATAGCTCAAAATTACTTATGCATTGACTCCGACTGTGTATTTATCAGTGATTTTGTAGAGTCTGATTTTTTAGCCCCTGATGGTGATCCATATACCGTTTTACATCAAAATAAAGAGTTTTTTCAGTTAGCAATAAATTGCGGTCATATGCGCGTAGAGCGTGAATTAAGACTGGAGGCTGAGGCTGTAAAGACTTTATTTGGTAGAGTTGGACCAAACTATTATTGCGCGCCAGCTCCATTTATCTGGTCAGCTAAAGTTTGGCAGTCTTTAGATCAGCAATATTTGCAACCACGGGGGATGACACTATGGGATTTGGTTACCCCTGCTCAACCCGAAACACTTTTGTATGGTGAGTCTTTATTGGCATTTCAGGCTATTCCAATAAGAATGATTGAGCCATTGTTCAGGGTCTATCACTATGATTGGCAATATTATTTATCTCTACGTGTAGGGGAAACCAAGGAAAAGCTTACGCAAAATTTTATGGGCGTTATTTACCAATCTGCATGGCAATCAGAGTTTGATTTTGGAGCCCCCACCAAATCTTTTTCATCAAGAATTTTGCGAAGATTGAAGCGTTTTTTGCGTTACCTGCGCAGCTACTACTAA
- the galE gene encoding UDP-glucose 4-epimerase GalE has product MILLTGATGYIGSHTWLELLLAGHQVVGIDNFVNSSPVVLKRLEALSGKKLNFIQGDVCDPIVLEALFKKHAIKGVIHFAALKAVGESSAKPILYYENNIGGLINLLQIMQENDCRNFVFSSSACVYGDPEKSPVKEDSDLKPENPYGQTKLMGEQILRDLEASDPRWRVAYLRYFNPIGAHESGLIGEDPMGVPNNLAPLVSRVAAGRMDELNIYGDDWDTPDGTGVRDYIHVVDLANGHVKAIEYIFSGKPSLTVNLGTGVGYSVMDVVRAYEDVVGQPIRCKVIDRRPGDVALYFADPSRAEALLGWKAVRSLKQMCADGWRWQSQNPLGYKS; this is encoded by the coding sequence ATGATTCTTTTAACGGGTGCAACTGGCTATATCGGCTCACATACATGGCTTGAGTTGCTATTGGCCGGCCATCAGGTTGTAGGCATTGATAACTTTGTCAATTCTAGCCCAGTGGTCCTCAAAAGATTAGAGGCTCTTTCTGGAAAAAAATTGAATTTTATTCAGGGTGATGTTTGCGACCCCATTGTTTTAGAGGCGCTCTTTAAAAAGCATGCAATTAAGGGCGTAATACATTTTGCTGCATTAAAAGCGGTTGGAGAGTCTTCTGCAAAACCAATTCTTTACTATGAAAATAATATAGGTGGATTGATTAACTTGCTTCAAATAATGCAGGAAAACGATTGTCGAAATTTTGTATTTAGTTCATCTGCATGCGTATATGGTGATCCAGAAAAAAGTCCAGTAAAAGAAGATTCAGATTTAAAACCTGAAAATCCTTATGGTCAAACTAAGCTCATGGGTGAGCAGATCTTACGTGATTTGGAGGCATCTGATCCCAGATGGAGGGTGGCTTACTTGCGATACTTCAATCCAATTGGCGCCCATGAGTCAGGCTTAATAGGCGAAGACCCAATGGGGGTTCCTAATAATCTCGCACCCTTGGTTAGTCGTGTAGCTGCCGGAAGAATGGATGAACTCAATATATACGGCGATGATTGGGATACTCCTGACGGAACGGGTGTGCGTGATTACATTCATGTTGTTGATCTTGCGAATGGGCATGTCAAGGCTATTGAATATATTTTTTCTGGTAAGCCATCACTAACTGTAAATCTTGGGACAGGAGTAGGTTATAGCGTTATGGATGTGGTTCGCGCCTATGAGGATGTAGTGGGGCAGCCAATTCGATGCAAGGTCATTGATCGACGCCCTGGTGATGTAGCTCTTTACTTTGCCGATCCCTCGCGTGCGGAGGCTTTATTGGGCTGGAAAGCCGTTCGTTCTTTGAAGCAGATGTGCGCTGATGGTTGGCGCTGGCAATCACAAAACCCATTAGGGTATAAATCTTAA
- the gmd gene encoding GDP-mannose 4,6-dehydratase — translation MSKSKVALITGITGQDGAYLAELLLKKGYEVHGIKRRSSLFNTDRIDHLYHDPHIEGSKLTLHHGDLTDTSCLIRIIQQTQPDEIYNLAAQSHVAVSFEEPEYTANSDALGALRILEAIRILKLEKKTRFYQASTSELYGLVQEIPQKETTPFYPRSPYAVAKLYAYWITVNYREAYGMYACNGILFNHESPIRGETFVTRKITRALARIKLGLQECLYLGNLDAKRDWGHARDYVEMQWLMLQQEQAEDFVIATGVQFSVRQFIDFAAEELGMKITWKGEGVNEKGYDDHGKCIVSVDPRYFRPTEVETLLGDATKAKEKLGWTPATSFEDLVKEMVREDLKGAERDELVKKHGYTSLSRHE, via the coding sequence ATGTCAAAATCTAAAGTTGCCCTTATTACAGGCATTACTGGCCAAGATGGGGCTTATTTAGCCGAACTATTGCTTAAAAAAGGCTATGAAGTTCACGGCATTAAGCGTCGATCCTCTCTTTTCAACACCGATAGGATTGACCATCTTTACCACGATCCTCACATTGAAGGCTCAAAACTTACGCTTCACCATGGCGATTTAACAGATACATCATGCTTAATTCGCATTATTCAGCAGACACAACCAGATGAAATTTATAACCTAGCAGCGCAGTCCCATGTGGCAGTCTCTTTTGAAGAGCCTGAATATACTGCCAACTCCGATGCTCTTGGTGCCCTGAGAATTCTTGAAGCCATTCGCATTTTAAAGCTTGAGAAGAAAACTCGCTTTTACCAAGCATCTACATCTGAGCTCTACGGCTTAGTACAAGAAATTCCGCAAAAAGAAACGACCCCTTTTTACCCAAGAAGCCCTTACGCAGTTGCAAAACTATATGCTTACTGGATTACAGTGAACTATCGTGAGGCCTATGGAATGTATGCCTGCAATGGGATTCTTTTTAATCACGAAAGTCCTATCCGCGGCGAAACATTTGTAACTAGAAAAATTACTCGCGCCTTAGCCCGAATAAAGCTTGGTCTCCAAGAATGTTTATACCTCGGCAATTTAGATGCAAAACGCGACTGGGGTCACGCCCGTGACTACGTAGAAATGCAATGGTTAATGTTGCAACAGGAACAAGCTGAAGATTTTGTGATTGCTACTGGCGTGCAATTTAGCGTTCGTCAATTTATTGACTTTGCAGCCGAAGAGCTTGGCATGAAAATCACCTGGAAGGGTGAGGGCGTTAACGAAAAAGGTTATGACGATCATGGCAAGTGCATTGTTTCTGTTGATCCGCGCTACTTCCGACCAACCGAAGTAGAAACCTTGCTTGGCGATGCTACTAAGGCCAAGGAGAAACTGGGGTGGACGCCTGCAACGTCTTTTGAAGACCTTGTGAAGGAAATGGTACGCGAAGACTTAAAAGGTGCGGAGCGTGACGAATTAGTTAAGAAGCATGGCTACACCTCTTTAAGCAGACATGAATAA
- a CDS encoding glycosyltransferase family 2 protein, which produces MNIDSDIEAIAPQTPLKSDMVGNYPLVTVSMPAFNAEKYIGEAIESILNQTYKNFELIIVDDGSTDGTRKIIERYSDPRIIKIFSDVNRSLITTRNHIVSIAKGKYLAFLDADDKALPNRLELQVEFLESGLADLCGADHLTLNQSTGILKQSKQRHTDSDIKALLTICSPLCNPAVMGKTEIFRLLPYKNTYLHAEDYCLWTEIALAGYRFANLKKNLIIYRLHSTQTSVNHFQAARAVFSNAQESYLRRIQIPVDCLPRPMNFSERISTGLNFMKLINQKIPNISIGANCELYARFQFRGNGLLTPFTRIERLIVATCATMLGHYGRL; this is translated from the coding sequence ATGAACATTGATAGCGATATTGAGGCGATAGCGCCTCAAACCCCTTTAAAATCTGATATGGTCGGTAACTATCCATTGGTGACCGTTTCAATGCCGGCATTTAATGCAGAGAAATATATTGGCGAAGCGATTGAAAGTATTCTCAATCAAACTTATAAAAACTTTGAATTAATAATTGTTGATGATGGTTCTACAGACGGAACGCGAAAGATTATTGAACGCTACAGCGATCCAAGAATTATCAAAATATTTTCGGATGTTAATCGCAGCTTAATTACTACGCGAAATCATATTGTTAGCATTGCAAAGGGTAAGTATTTAGCCTTCCTAGATGCCGATGACAAAGCTCTGCCTAATCGCTTGGAGTTGCAAGTGGAATTTTTAGAGTCTGGATTAGCTGATTTATGTGGCGCAGATCATTTGACGTTAAATCAAAGCACCGGCATTCTCAAGCAGTCAAAGCAAAGACATACTGATTCTGATATCAAGGCGCTATTAACAATATGCAGTCCTTTGTGCAATCCTGCTGTAATGGGTAAGACGGAAATTTTTAGACTGTTACCATATAAAAATACGTACTTGCATGCAGAGGATTATTGTCTATGGACAGAAATTGCATTAGCAGGGTATCGTTTTGCAAATCTAAAAAAGAACTTAATCATATATCGACTTCATTCAACGCAAACTAGCGTCAATCATTTTCAGGCTGCGCGTGCTGTATTCAGCAATGCCCAAGAATCTTATCTTCGTAGGATACAAATTCCAGTAGATTGTTTGCCGCGGCCCATGAATTTTAGTGAGCGTATTAGTACCGGCTTGAATTTTATGAAGTTGATTAATCAAAAAATTCCAAATATATCAATTGGCGCTAATTGTGAGCTTTATGCACGCTTTCAATTTCGAGGTAATGGATTATTAACCCCTTTTACACGTATTGAGCGTTTGATTGTTGCAACTTGTGCGACCATGCTAGGGCATTATGGGCGCTTATAG
- a CDS encoding glycosyltransferase family 10 domain-containing protein, translated as MLIGGIVGWEEGRDDLFDHHSLRNRDDCLEPFRVLREAAQKLDIQLHTLDVLLERGVRPNFNLYLESLPIIPIGGCKNYLIRFETELTVPINGDPDYLNQFDGIFTWDQDLLGSDSGNLLRQQIRAIPLYPICYPNVPPLPYRFNEIVNPGFSGRDIGCALIGSNRHANIFDARELYSERVKAIRWFEKNTTNFFSLFGSGWLVPQKRLGALGKMKYRLEKIPTYLFGKKAFPSYRGPAKTKFDIFVRARYSICFENAKDIHGYLTEKIFDCLFAGCVPIYWGEPTIERIIPKACFVDFREFIQKPDPYGELYDYINSMSEATYLNYQEAGRDFLSSTGFDSFTSKAFADSILRRIQS; from the coding sequence ATGTTAATTGGCGGGATTGTCGGCTGGGAAGAGGGTCGAGATGATTTATTTGATCATCATAGCCTTAGAAATCGTGATGATTGTCTAGAGCCTTTTAGAGTTTTGCGCGAAGCTGCTCAAAAGCTCGATATTCAACTTCATACTCTTGACGTTCTTTTGGAGCGAGGCGTTAGGCCAAACTTTAATCTATATTTAGAGTCTTTGCCAATTATCCCTATTGGGGGCTGCAAGAATTACTTGATCCGATTCGAGACTGAACTAACTGTTCCCATTAATGGTGATCCGGATTATCTGAATCAATTTGATGGAATTTTTACTTGGGACCAAGATTTGCTGGGATCCGACAGTGGTAATTTGCTCCGACAGCAAATTAGGGCAATACCCCTTTATCCAATTTGCTACCCAAACGTTCCCCCGTTACCTTATAGATTTAATGAAATTGTCAATCCAGGCTTCTCTGGCAGAGATATTGGTTGTGCATTAATTGGAAGCAACCGCCATGCCAATATTTTTGATGCTCGGGAATTGTATTCAGAGCGAGTAAAAGCGATTCGATGGTTTGAGAAAAACACTACAAACTTTTTTTCTCTTTTTGGTAGTGGCTGGCTAGTTCCACAAAAGCGCTTGGGCGCTCTTGGTAAGATGAAGTATCGCCTAGAGAAAATTCCCACTTATTTATTTGGAAAAAAAGCTTTCCCAAGCTATAGAGGTCCAGCAAAAACAAAATTTGATATTTTTGTTCGCGCAAGATATAGCATCTGTTTTGAAAATGCCAAGGATATCCATGGATATCTAACTGAAAAGATATTTGACTGCTTATTTGCAGGTTGTGTCCCAATATATTGGGGTGAGCCAACGATTGAGAGGATTATTCCCAAAGCATGTTTCGTTGATTTTAGGGAGTTTATTCAAAAGCCTGACCCATATGGGGAGCTATATGATTACATCAACAGTATGAGTGAGGCTACTTATTTGAACTACCAGGAGGCAGGTCGAGATTTTTTGTCTTCGACTGGATTCGATTCATTTACTTCTAAAGCTTTTGCAGATTCAATCTTAAGGCGTATTCAATCATGA
- a CDS encoding alpha-1,2-fucosyltransferase, which yields MFQYAIARALSERYQTSFALNRSWFDVPQANVTSRELQLNLLKIKDVDFISEDFPKKPGRLKRLLQGITSGGPLVYYQKNAFDFDPQLLNLKINVSRDLYLLGYWQGFSYINSIRSNLQKEFQVASNLPDAYQTYLEKIKSTESVMVHIRRGDYVNSPSAAKIHGALPIDYYLKSIDALLESNPNAHFFIFSDDLKWAKTALNNSIEKTFIEGAASSDSVVFELQLMMSCKHHIIANSSLSWWGAWLKQEDGGLVLAPSRWVNDSSQNLSNLLPSNWIRMQIQ from the coding sequence ATGTTCCAATATGCAATAGCCAGGGCACTTTCTGAGCGATATCAAACCAGTTTTGCGCTAAATCGCTCCTGGTTTGATGTGCCTCAAGCCAATGTTACATCCAGAGAACTACAGCTTAATCTTTTAAAGATTAAAGATGTAGATTTTATTAGTGAAGATTTTCCTAAAAAGCCTGGGAGATTAAAGCGTTTGCTTCAAGGTATTACATCAGGCGGCCCGCTTGTCTATTACCAAAAAAATGCATTTGACTTCGATCCGCAACTACTAAATTTAAAAATTAATGTAAGTAGAGATTTGTATCTACTGGGATACTGGCAAGGCTTTTCTTATATCAACTCAATTCGCTCTAATTTGCAAAAAGAATTTCAAGTTGCCAGCAATCTCCCAGATGCATATCAAACATATTTAGAAAAGATAAAGTCAACAGAATCAGTAATGGTGCATATTCGCAGAGGAGACTATGTCAACTCCCCTTCTGCAGCAAAAATTCACGGCGCTCTGCCTATAGACTACTACCTTAAAAGTATCGACGCACTTCTGGAAAGTAATCCTAATGCCCACTTTTTTATTTTTTCGGATGATCTTAAATGGGCAAAGACTGCGCTAAATAATAGTATTGAGAAAACATTTATTGAGGGTGCAGCATCTTCTGACTCAGTTGTCTTTGAATTACAACTGATGATGTCCTGCAAGCATCATATTATTGCTAATAGCTCTTTGAGTTGGTGGGGTGCCTGGCTCAAGCAGGAAGATGGCGGGTTAGTGTTAGCGCCAAGTCGCTGGGTTAATGACAGCAGCCAGAATTTATCAAACCTTTTACCCTCAAACTGGATTAGGATGCAGATCCAATAA
- a CDS encoding glycosyltransferase family 9 protein → MVFNSVGICAFAAIGDGLLASSLIVDLRRSHPRLKIIVFATKANLPIFSLVSGFDELVLVPITSPMAALREMRAHPVDVLIDTSQWSRIGAILTLLSGAGFTIGFKTSGQNRHFSYDFSVKHSSNIHELQNFWALLGPLGISAGSLPSVNLSAISSNDCLNIKQPYLVFHPWASGSHYELREWPFSSWVELAQRAMRSGYGVVISGGPSDIVRAGALVEGIEAAGSRPLVNLAGKSDLRTTAAYLRGAAGVVSVNTGIMHLAALLDMPLVALHGPTNPSRWGPIYPGGVNEQNTVVLGPGLKEGGSYLNLGFEHPANPTYLMDRITVDAVVVALRKLSINIA, encoded by the coding sequence TTGGTTTTTAATTCCGTTGGAATATGTGCATTTGCTGCCATTGGAGATGGATTGTTAGCCTCCTCTCTGATAGTTGACCTTAGACGATCTCATCCCCGCTTAAAAATTATTGTTTTTGCTACCAAAGCAAATCTGCCTATATTTAGTTTGGTATCCGGTTTTGATGAGTTGGTGTTAGTGCCTATCACCTCTCCAATGGCAGCATTAAGGGAAATGAGAGCGCATCCAGTTGATGTCTTGATTGATACCTCCCAATGGTCGAGGATTGGTGCGATATTGACCCTTTTAAGCGGCGCTGGTTTTACTATAGGCTTTAAGACTAGCGGTCAAAATAGACACTTTTCTTATGATTTTTCAGTAAAACATTCATCCAATATTCACGAATTGCAAAATTTCTGGGCTTTGTTGGGGCCTCTTGGAATATCAGCGGGCTCATTACCTTCGGTGAACTTGTCTGCCATTTCTTCTAATGATTGCCTAAATATTAAGCAGCCTTATCTTGTTTTTCATCCTTGGGCCAGCGGCAGCCATTATGAGTTAAGAGAGTGGCCTTTTTCATCCTGGGTAGAGCTTGCACAGCGAGCGATGCGTTCGGGGTATGGTGTAGTGATTAGCGGTGGCCCCAGTGATATTGTGCGCGCAGGAGCTCTGGTTGAGGGAATTGAAGCAGCCGGTTCAAGACCTTTAGTGAATTTAGCCGGTAAGTCTGATTTACGCACTACTGCAGCTTATTTGCGCGGAGCGGCGGGGGTTGTTTCAGTCAATACTGGAATAATGCATCTCGCAGCATTATTGGATATGCCATTAGTGGCTTTGCATGGCCCAACCAACCCAAGTCGTTGGGGTCCCATCTATCCAGGCGGCGTAAATGAGCAAAATACGGTTGTTTTAGGTCCCGGCTTAAAAGAAGGGGGCTCTTATTTGAATTTAGGTTTTGAGCACCCAGCGAATCCAACTTATTTAATGGATCGCATTACCGTAGATGCGGTTGTAGTAGCTTTGCGTAAACTTTCCATAAACATTGCTTAG
- a CDS encoding undecaprenyl-phosphate glucose phosphotransferase, with product MAASLIINSYLIRIFDFIAINLVGLLTFFAIQVFKDADLDLQRYASLVFLASLAYLFLTNRAYRSWRGGNLMALFGRVASGVLKTWILILIWLVFSKSTEMYSRLWLGSWAIASLLVLCGSRLFSYLLISRYRSKGTNLRHIAIVGSGNSADEIVNRINQSPWSGYRIQRHLKDLNKEGLNELSKQPLNEIWLALPMGDGAQMRMVMEQLQTSTASIRFVPDWFSFRLINHGVSEVLGVQMIDLYGTPMTGMNLFLKSMEDFFLSILILILISPLMLLLAIGVKLNSPGPVFYRQERVGWNGEVFEIYKFRTMPVDLERGEIVWGGSADKSVTKFSKWLRSTSLDELPQFINVLQGKMSIVGPRPERPLFVEQFKNKIPGYMKKHLVKAGITGWAQIHGWRGDTDLNARIEHDLYYIENWSIWLDLKIIFLTIFRGFVNKNAY from the coding sequence ATGGCTGCTTCACTCATTATTAATTCTTATCTAATTCGCATTTTTGACTTTATTGCTATCAATCTAGTCGGACTACTTACGTTTTTTGCTATTCAAGTTTTTAAAGATGCCGACTTAGATTTGCAGCGATATGCATCTTTAGTTTTTTTAGCTAGCTTGGCCTATTTGTTTTTGACAAATAGAGCTTATCGCTCTTGGCGAGGCGGCAATTTAATGGCGCTTTTTGGTCGGGTGGCAAGCGGAGTTTTGAAGACCTGGATTTTAATTTTGATTTGGTTGGTCTTTAGTAAATCCACGGAAATGTATTCACGGTTATGGTTGGGATCATGGGCCATTGCTAGCCTCTTAGTCTTATGCGGCAGTAGATTATTTAGTTATCTATTAATCAGTCGGTATCGCAGTAAAGGAACTAATTTAAGGCATATCGCTATAGTTGGCTCTGGTAACTCCGCCGATGAAATCGTAAATCGAATTAATCAATCACCATGGTCGGGCTATCGTATTCAGAGGCATTTAAAAGATTTGAATAAAGAGGGGTTGAACGAACTGTCAAAGCAACCTCTAAATGAAATTTGGTTGGCCCTGCCAATGGGTGATGGAGCGCAAATGCGAATGGTAATGGAGCAACTCCAAACGAGCACTGCTAGCATTCGATTTGTGCCCGATTGGTTTTCCTTCCGACTGATTAATCATGGGGTGAGTGAAGTTTTGGGCGTCCAAATGATTGATCTTTACGGCACTCCAATGACGGGAATGAATCTATTCCTTAAGTCTATGGAAGATTTTTTCTTATCTATTTTGATATTGATTCTGATTAGCCCCTTAATGCTGTTGCTAGCTATTGGCGTTAAGCTTAACTCACCAGGACCGGTTTTTTATCGTCAAGAGCGGGTCGGTTGGAATGGTGAGGTTTTTGAGATATATAAATTTAGGACAATGCCTGTAGATCTGGAGAGGGGTGAGATTGTATGGGGTGGGTCTGCAGACAAGTCTGTTACAAAATTTTCTAAATGGTTGCGCTCAACCAGTTTGGATGAGTTGCCTCAATTTATTAATGTTCTCCAGGGAAAAATGTCTATTGTTGGGCCGAGACCTGAGCGACCATTGTTTGTGGAGCAATTTAAAAATAAGATTCCAGGCTATATGAAAAAGCACTTGGTTAAGGCAGGTATTACTGGTTGGGCACAAATTCATGGTTGGCGCGGAGATACTGACCTAAATGCTCGAATTGAGCATGATTTGTATTACATTGAAAACTGGTCCATATGGTTGGATTTGAAGATCATTTTTCTTACTATTTTTCGCGGTTTTGTGAATAAAAACGCCTATTAA